TGGTTAACAAATATTTGATTTTTAAAAAAAGGTTGTATTTAACCGAATAtggggttgtatttagtcactgcctCTGAAAGTTACTGTTGTTGTGCATTCTGTGAGGAACAAAAATGAACTACAAATTAGCAGCTGCATGAGGTATGTTAAACCCTGAGTGTTGCTGTGGCATTGTTATTTGGCTTGTTGCGTTTTTTTCTCCAGATGACAAATCAATAGAAGTTGTTTCTTTTTGTTCTGTATATAAACTTCGAATAACTGTAAGACTTTTGGACAGTCTTTTCTCTTTAAACAACCTAGATTCTAAGAAGTGCCGAGAAAAAGATAACCTGTGGCTGTGTTAGACTGGTATTAAGGTGTGTAGAGACCGTTCATGGTCAAACAATCAACATTACCGAACCATCATCAATTATATACATCCATTGTATTGGTCTAAGCCTCATACCTCTATCAATCATATTTTGATGTCTGACGAAAGATAGGATTGTAGCAAGGACCACTACACCTCCTATCCAGTGTCCACTACCATAATCAATACTTTATGTTTTGCTcatataaaaaagaagaagaaggaacctTTGTTTTACGTGGAAGGTATGTGATCGCTCTGAAAAGCTAAGTAAAACAATACCTATCTAATTTACTAGTTAATTCACCTTTTTTGGATTTGGTGTCTGCCACTCGGCTAAGGTAATCTGTTTTGCCTACTAGTCTTTTTTGTTTCTCCTTTTGATGTGGCGAAATATTGTTTAAATGAAACCACGGATTTAAACGTAATGATTCTTAACATAAGATATTCAAGCATTTTTTATTAGTGGACCTGACACTATTATTTCTTAAGTAGATAGAAATATCTAAACTCTAAGACAagatttgaaaagaaaagaaaagaatacaAAAGAAGATTAGGTACTTCTCTTATAATCCAAAGAATGGGTTCAAGACTTATCCGAACTGGGTCATCATGCAGTTTGTCAAGTTGTGTCCATCAATGATCACAAAGttttaaaatacttagataagctCTTAAATTACTGGTTGCATAAGAGATAAACATCTTCATTATATGCCAAAATCTATGAGATGACTCCAAATTGTGATTGTACTTGGTTTTAACCAAGACATAGTAATCGTCTAGATTCTTAACCATGCCAAACCCTTTTATCTGTTGGCTAGAGCTTGCGTCCAAACTCAACTTTAAAGATCTATCTTGACTGAAGGATCTCCGCTCTTGAAAAATTTGCTCTCCTTCATACACAGGTTGAGCAGTTAAAGTTTTGAAAAAGGCCAATTTGAAAAGAAAAGATCAGAATACTGAATACGAAAACATGCAGCTAAACCATGACTGGCCTTGGCAGCCTCTTGAGTCTTGAGAACCACCGTGGTACACATTACAGATGCATTTTCCACAAGGCTGCTAATGGGGATACCGTTTTGCCTGGGAGTGTAATAAAATAGATGTAAATGATATTTTGTATTGTGTTGATGTCGGTACACTTCCAAGCAAAATGACACCCCCTATTAGCAATCCTGCGTTATCCATTGCTCCTCTCCCAGTTGCTTTGCTTTTACATGTGTAGAAAAGCTAGAGCACAAGTGGGGTCTATGAATGGCAAGTGCAATCCACCTAACTTGGTTTCATCCATATAAAAGAGAAACTAGAGTACCCACAGATTGCATATATACACGTCGCTTTTGTAGTTTTGTATACCCCGTTCCTTCTCTATCCATCTATCTAGTAAAACAGACAAAGCCCATCCATATATCTATATAAAGAACTAATCATCCAAATTTTAAGTTTATTACTTGCAGAGAAAGGATATTAaccgaaagagaaagaaaaggagtTAGAGATAGAGAGATGGAAGCTGTAGAGGGGCAAGAACAGTTGGTGCAATCCAGGGTTATGAGGGTGCTGTCAGAAGAATCATGGAACTATTTCATGACTCAAGCTAGCAGTGAAGGCTGCCCTGTAAGTTGTCTTTTTCGTCACCTCTCAGCTTCATTCCTTATGTTTTCTCAGGTTAAGTTTAAGCATCCAAGACTGAAAACTGGGTTGTTTTTCCTCTTTTGAGGATAAGCTTGGGTTAACCACTTCcactctttccttttcttttatgtttAGTCTGATCATATCTGTGTTTGGTGGTGAGTAAGTCGAGTTTTAGCATAAAATTAAGTAAGCAGCAGGCGCTGTCATATGATTAGAATTAGAAAAGAATGCCGATTTTGGATTTGTGCTGTAATATTTCCCCATGTTCATCCTGTATCCTTTTTACTTGTTGTTGTTTATTCAATTGATGATAAACATTACATTTTTAAATTACAGGTAGCCATACATTTTACTGCTGCTTGGTGCATGCCATCTGTTGCCATGAACCCTGTTTTTGAAGAATTGGCTCTGACTTACGAAGATATCTTGTTTCTTGTGGTGGATGTGGATGACGTCAAGGTAATTATTGGTACTTTAGATTCTTACAACATACTTACTGGACGGGGTAAAATGTTTTACCCACTTCATCATTAACATTATTTTGCCTGATACAAGTGTCCAATGATATGATTAAAGGGTTAAAGAAATTCTCTTTATCTTTTCCAATTCCTTTAACTATGATAATCGAGATtaatatgatgatgatgagtgtTTGTATATATACAGGAGGTAGCAACAAAAATGGAAGTGAAGGCAATGCCAACGTTTTTGGTGATGAAACAAGGAGGCGGCCAAGTAGTGGATAAGGTTGTTGGTGCAAATCCTGAGGAGATAAGGAAAAGGATTGATTCCTTTGCTCAGTCCATTCGTGCTTCTAAATGACACACACACCATACATAACTTCCGTAATGTCCCTTGGAagccttttgtttttcttttttttatctacGTGCAAATCCTTTGAAGTACTTATGCGTGGCATGTTTTGTTTATGTAAAAATGTATGTTGGTATCTTATAATGGAATCTACAACTAGAACCCACACCTGACATGAGCGAACATTTGGCCTGGTCGTGTAGCATGGAtcgtaagagcttctccaataaaCTGTGTGTGagtaaagaaaaattaatttTAATCTACGTCagaatttatttttacttttctctACAAAAATCCTAAACAACCGGAGTACAGAAAATGATTCACACAACAAGGGTGAGAAAGGGTCCAACCTTAACCCGTTTGAATAGATGACTTGACATGATTTTGGATAGATGTTTTCTAGGTGAACACCAAGTCAGTCTCtttctaattaaaattaaattattttGCTAAATATAATTTTTGGTTCTAAATTATAATTCTACAAATAACCTAATTTATTTTGGAGTAACAATTAGGTTAAAGCAAgagatagagaagaagaactcggtattgataaagaggcatcaaactattacatacatataatgttgtcttatatacaagaaagggaagacctattcatctaatggaccgcacatccatgggtcaCATGCCCTATAACACTcctccttgtgcggttcaataacaaagctttatacatagtgcttcacatatagtgctttaaatgtagttcttcaaatgtcgttctctccttgatgacttgtgccgaaatcaactgtcttactaaaactttgacaaggaaaaacccagtgggataaaaccttggtacaaaacttcacatgtagtacttcacatgttgtctggtactttacatgtagttcatcacatgcaatacgatcttcaaagatcgacgagtctaagttaattgcctcgttaaaacttcgccagggaaaaccagagggacaaaacctgaactaaagaaaaatagtacaatattaagcaaactttgaacatagttggactcgaatatgttgcctcattaaaaccttgacaaggaaaaacccagtgggacaaaaccttggcgaaggggaaagagtacaacgtgacagaaaGTCACTTTTCTtcgttgaagttgattagttgcttcacaactcctaaggtagAAAATCCTCATGGGAAAGACAATAACCTTAGATGGAAAATTACAttcctggtgtttgttgttgtctcattaaaaaccttgccgagtaacaaaaccatgTGGGAAAAAACAACCtcagtgaaggaaaatagttcaacacaccattagatgctccccctgatatcAGATgaatttcattagtctaatgcagtcaaaaggagtttatcacacttaactttggtgacttgaatgtttataggaccatgttgttgattctggaagttacgttgcttaacggactatcgtgtttcatttctttgattcagatattttcaataatatcaacgcgatctttatgtcttcaacgttcaacatacttgatgtctttagtgttgtctcgctaaaaaccttgtcgagtaacaaaaccctttgggaaaaattattctcgatcgaagggaaaagagtacaacacaacttcaatttcgaagtaaaatatgtcgacatcatatccttggatcctccccctgatgtcggcatatccccctgattactttcagagttgttccatacagttcctttagtcacgtatttttcgaaactgaatatcggtaatgacttagaaaatagtctaccatatctccccatgATTTCTTtagttggagaagagattattgttccttcataatcaacaacttttggattacactttcattagcattcgttttatgttttttcagggataaaacaaatttatgtcaatggttacttttaagcacatgatTACATTAACTATACTAtttcaatgacgttgcgttggcgctgagctatatctagctaacaggttcattgaggatgtaacttttggtcgagtacattatgctaagtacaataatgcgtctattatacttagataaggaaagttcatctacCGATCCAACTTCGTCATCTTTCTTTAGACAAATTGATCATTTATATACATTTGAAACttgactaatcatgggagtgctagcagcatgcacgtccttgttaaattgcctgacaatggacatatgcaaactggtggaataatataccacaagctcggtcttctagtttagaacatagataagatcgatatttcctagggttttcatctcaaattcaggttttaaatagcttgtaagatctcttattccattaagagtacttatcatgtccataccgtcgACATAGATATCTATAATTATGAATCAGGAATTTATTTAATACACTTGGCACGAAATCTTatttgtttatcccttcccaatc
Above is a genomic segment from Papaver somniferum cultivar HN1 chromosome 10, ASM357369v1, whole genome shotgun sequence containing:
- the LOC113319471 gene encoding thioredoxin-like protein CXXS1; protein product: MEAVEGQEQLVQSRVMRVLSEESWNYFMTQASSEGCPVAIHFTAAWCMPSVAMNPVFEELALTYEDILFLVVDVDDVKEVATKMEVKAMPTFLVMKQGGGQVVDKVVGANPEEIRKRIDSFAQSIRASK